TGAGCACGACGTGGCATAGGAGCGAAGGCATGGCGGAGAAGAAGACGAAGGCATCGCGGGTGCCGTATGCGATGGAGGTGCCCGACCGGATCCGCAAGGAGCGCTACTACGACCGTGAGTTCTTCGAGCTCGAGGCCGAGCAGCTGTGGCCGCGGGTGTGGCAGATGGCCTGCCGGCTCGAGGAGATCCCGAACCCCCGTGACTTCGCCACCTACGAGATCCTCGACCAGTCGGTGATCGTCGTCCGTCAAGACGACATGAGCGTGCGTGCCTTCCACAACGCGTGCCGCCACCGTGGTGTGCGTCTGGTCGAAGGCCACGGCACCAGCACGAGCGGCTTCACCTGCCCGTTCCACGGCTGGTGCTATGCGTCAGACGGCGCCAACACGTTCATCTCGCGGGCGGGCACGTTCTCCGAGGCCAACCTCGACCCGGCGCAGGTCGGCCTTCAGCAGGTGCGTTGCGAGACGTGGGGAGGGTGTGCCTGGATCAACCTCGACCCGAAGGCACCGGACCTACGGGCGAGCATCGAGCCATTCGCGACGTACATGGACGCCTGGCAGCTCGACAACATGCACCCGGAGTGGTGGTACTCCTTCCGGCTGCCGGTGAACTGGAAGCTCGCGCAAGAGGCGTTCATGGAGCAGTACCACGTGCTCGAAACGCATCCGCAGCTACGGCTGCCGGGCCGCTACCCCGCCAAGAACAAGCCGTTCGACCAGCAGGCCTTCCTCGACGCCGAGCTCACCTACCTGCAGGTGATGAGCGAGGGCATGGCGGGGATGGTCCACGCGAACGACGTCAAGGTCGCGGCGCGCATCATGCCGAAGACCACCCTGCCCGCCGACCCGGTCCAGGCGCGGGTCGCCTGGGAGCGCACCCTCAACGACGCGGTGGTCAAGTGGCATCGCAGCAAGAAGCATCTGATCCCGGATCTCAACCAGATCGAGGACGACGGCCTCACCGAGCCGATGGTCTACTGCTTCCCGCACTTCTTCATCCTGCCGATGTACAGCAGCGCATCGCAGTACCGGTTCCGGCCGATCGGACCGGAGGAGACGCTGATGGAGATCTGGTCGTTGACCAGGTTCCCGGACGGTGCGCCCTTGCCGAAGCTGCCGGTCCCGGAGCCGATGGCGCACGACGACCCGCGGGTGCCCCCCATCCCGACCCAGGACTTCTCGAACCTGCCGAAGCAGCAGCTCGGGCTGCACTCGCGCTCCTTCGAGTTCATGCGGATCTCGGCGCAGATCGAAGGGCACCTGTCGAACTTCCATCGCACGATCGACGGTTATCTCGAAGGCCTGCCCAGCAAGAAGCTGCTCAAGGCCCACCGGCAGCTCAACATCAACCCCCTCGAGCGGCCGATCGTCGACCTCGGTCTCTAATATCATTCGTGCCAGACCTCTGGCGCCAATCTATGAGCGAGGTGACGTTGTGACGATCTCCGCCGAAGCCCCGCCGTACTACGACCCGTACGACATCGAGCTGGCGAACGACCCGTACCCGATGTGGCGGCGGCTGCGGGACGAGTCGCCGGTCTACTACAACGACAAGTACGACTTCTACGCGCTGAGCCGCCACGCCGACATCTCGACATGGCTGCCCGAGTGGGAGACCTTCTCCTCGGCGCGCGGCGTGATCATCGAGCTCATCAAGGCAAACCTCGAGCTGCCGTCCGGCACGCTGATCATGGAGGACCCGCCGGTCCACGACATCCATCGCAACCTGCTGGTGCGGGTGTTCACGCCGCGCCGGATCGCCGCCATCGAGCCACAGGTGCGCGCCTACTGCGCCCAACACCTCGACCCGCTGATCGGTGAGGAGCGCTTCGACCTGATCGCGGAACTCGGCGCGCAGATGCCGGGCAAGGTGATCGGCATGCTGCTCGGCATTCCCGAGCAGGACCAGGCCGCCGTCCGCGCGCACGTCGACAACAACCTGCGCACCGAGGCGGGCGAGCAGATGGTGGTCAACGACGCGTCGTTCGCCGAAGGCGACATCTTCGCCGACTACATCGACTGGCGGATGAAGAACCCGTCGAACGACCTGATGACCGACCTGCTCAACGCGGAGTTCGACGACGAGCACGGCGTACGCCGCAAGCTGACCCGCCAGGAGGTGCTCACCTACGTCGCCGTCGTCGCCGGCGCGGGCAACGAGACAACCACCCGACTGATCG
This window of the Mycobacteriales bacterium genome carries:
- a CDS encoding cytochrome P450: MTISAEAPPYYDPYDIELANDPYPMWRRLRDESPVYYNDKYDFYALSRHADISTWLPEWETFSSARGVIIELIKANLELPSGTLIMEDPPVHDIHRNLLVRVFTPRRIAAIEPQVRAYCAQHLDPLIGEERFDLIAELGAQMPGKVIGMLLGIPEQDQAAVRAHVDNNLRTEAGEQMVVNDASFAEGDIFADYIDWRMKNPSNDLMTDLLNAEFDDEHGVRRKLTRQEVLTYVAVVAGAGNETTTRLIGWMGSLLAQHPDQRAAVVADRSLIPNVVEETVRYQPPGPHVARYVARDVEIHGVTVREGSAMLFLLGSGNRDDRVYPNGDTYDIHRPLSQHLGFGYSVHYCMGAALARLEGRVALEEILERFPTWEVDWDGARLGSTSTVRGWETLPIVVG
- a CDS encoding aromatic ring-hydroxylating dioxygenase subunit alpha, whose amino-acid sequence is MAEKKTKASRVPYAMEVPDRIRKERYYDREFFELEAEQLWPRVWQMACRLEEIPNPRDFATYEILDQSVIVVRQDDMSVRAFHNACRHRGVRLVEGHGTSTSGFTCPFHGWCYASDGANTFISRAGTFSEANLDPAQVGLQQVRCETWGGCAWINLDPKAPDLRASIEPFATYMDAWQLDNMHPEWWYSFRLPVNWKLAQEAFMEQYHVLETHPQLRLPGRYPAKNKPFDQQAFLDAELTYLQVMSEGMAGMVHANDVKVAARIMPKTTLPADPVQARVAWERTLNDAVVKWHRSKKHLIPDLNQIEDDGLTEPMVYCFPHFFILPMYSSASQYRFRPIGPEETLMEIWSLTRFPDGAPLPKLPVPEPMAHDDPRVPPIPTQDFSNLPKQQLGLHSRSFEFMRISAQIEGHLSNFHRTIDGYLEGLPSKKLLKAHRQLNINPLERPIVDLGL